In a genomic window of uncultured Flavobacterium sp.:
- a CDS encoding SDR family oxidoreductase codes for MDNLKNKVAVITGGNSGIGYATAKQLKEQGATVIITGRRKEAIEKAASELGVTAIVADQSSVADIDRLALKVKEDFGQVDILFINAGIAGLGTIEQATEALYDDIMNINLKGAYFTLSRFIPILKDGASVVFLSSNTASMSGAGSSIYSSSKTALNAIMKIAAVELAPRKIRVNSVSPGPTETEVMKKVGLDEATVKSIMDVVVERIPLKQMGTAADVAKMVSYLSGEASVFITGADILMDGGMVLA; via the coding sequence ATGGACAATTTAAAAAATAAAGTTGCAGTAATAACAGGCGGAAATAGCGGTATTGGTTATGCGACTGCGAAACAATTAAAAGAACAAGGTGCAACAGTTATTATTACAGGAAGAAGAAAAGAAGCAATCGAAAAAGCAGCTTCAGAATTAGGCGTTACAGCTATTGTTGCTGATCAATCGAGTGTTGCCGATATTGATCGTTTAGCATTAAAAGTAAAGGAAGATTTTGGACAAGTTGATATTCTTTTTATAAATGCCGGAATCGCAGGTTTAGGAACTATTGAGCAAGCAACAGAAGCTTTATACGATGATATTATGAATATAAACCTAAAAGGAGCGTATTTTACTTTAAGCCGATTTATTCCAATTCTGAAAGATGGAGCTTCGGTAGTATTTCTTTCTTCTAATACGGCAAGTATGAGTGGCGCCGGTTCATCAATTTATTCTTCAAGCAAAACAGCTCTTAATGCTATAATGAAAATTGCAGCAGTTGAATTAGCTCCAAGAAAAATCCGAGTAAATTCAGTAAGTCCGGGACCAACAGAAACCGAAGTAATGAAAAAAGTCGGTTTAGACGAAGCAACAGTAAAATCTATTATGGACGTTGTTGTCGAAAGAATTCCGCTAAAACAAATGGGAACCGCAGCCGATGTTGCAAAAATGGTTTCCTATTTAAGCGGTGAAGCTTCTGTATTTATAACCGGAGCAGATATCTTAATGGATGGCGGAATGGTGCTTGCTTAA
- a CDS encoding helix-turn-helix domain-containing protein, translated as MARNQQEEVRALQDTIYVLGGKWKLPIINSICNGNNRFKEIQQSIPGITSRMLSKELKDMELNNLVKRTEDRDAEIPILYESTDYCQSFGPIITEMIKWGISHREHIKNKKTNTLLQL; from the coding sequence ATGGCAAGAAATCAGCAAGAAGAAGTTCGCGCGCTTCAGGATACGATATATGTTTTGGGTGGTAAATGGAAATTACCAATTATCAATTCGATTTGTAATGGAAATAACCGATTCAAAGAAATTCAGCAAAGTATTCCTGGAATTACGTCACGAATGCTTTCGAAAGAATTAAAAGATATGGAACTCAACAATCTTGTAAAAAGAACCGAAGACAGAGACGCAGAAATACCAATACTTTATGAATCTACAGATTATTGCCAATCATTTGGACCAATTATTACCGAAATGATTAAATGGGGAATATCTCATCGGGAACACATTAAAAACAAAAAAACTAACACATTATTACAGCTTTAA
- a CDS encoding alkaline phosphatase, whose product MKKIIVLFCLHFFLFAQAQEYSSSNIHSHNDYASKNPFYDAYSNEAGVIEADVFLVNNELPVAHTSKEISAFNTLRSMYLDPLSNKVKALNGKAYPSNKPLILMIDIKTEAEPTLKLIAQQLKMYPDLISNKNLKVVISGSRPSPANWKDYPEFIYFDGRLNENYSPEQLARVEMISEDLKEITPWNGKGVMTQADAEKVQEIIKKVHDQNKKIRFWGTADNVNTWMTLMNLKVDFIATDNVPTLTQFINNIKTTFFQNTEFHQAYVPKNVSAFAKKKPKNVILLIGDGMGLTQIYSGYTANKGQLSLFNIPTQGLSITKSSDSYITDSAAGATAMATGHKTNNRFISVDESGKPLELITQQLVKKNYKTAIISAGNITDATPAAFYAHQPERSYSEPIANDFLSNPSDILIGGGQKEFYARKDGKDLSKLLKEKGYTFSDKFSSLDTIKNSKFVVLEDASVVSMKAGRGDFLTKSLAKATSTFAKTKNPFFIMAEGAQIDYGGHQNNVEYVVREMLDFDKVVGQAMEFVDKNPETLLIVTADHETGGLSLIDGSIEKGYVHGSFSTNDHTAVPVPVFAYGPGAQNFAGVYQNTAIYTKIMEVISAK is encoded by the coding sequence ATGAAAAAAATAATAGTCCTTTTTTGTCTTCATTTTTTCCTGTTTGCACAAGCGCAGGAATACAGTTCTTCAAATATTCATTCGCATAATGATTATGCGAGCAAAAACCCTTTTTATGATGCCTATTCTAATGAAGCCGGTGTTATCGAAGCCGATGTTTTTTTAGTAAATAATGAATTACCAGTTGCTCATACTTCAAAGGAAATTTCAGCTTTTAATACACTTAGAAGTATGTATTTGGATCCTTTATCAAATAAAGTAAAAGCATTAAATGGGAAAGCATATCCAAGTAATAAACCGTTGATTTTGATGATTGATATCAAAACGGAAGCTGAACCAACATTAAAATTAATTGCCCAACAATTAAAAATGTATCCAGATTTGATTTCGAATAAAAATCTAAAAGTGGTTATTTCAGGAAGCAGACCTTCTCCGGCAAACTGGAAAGATTATCCAGAGTTTATTTATTTTGACGGAAGATTAAACGAGAATTATTCTCCGGAGCAATTAGCTCGTGTCGAAATGATTAGTGAGGATTTAAAAGAAATAACACCTTGGAACGGTAAAGGTGTAATGACTCAGGCTGATGCTGAAAAAGTACAGGAAATCATTAAAAAAGTACATGATCAGAATAAAAAAATCAGATTTTGGGGAACAGCAGACAATGTAAATACGTGGATGACTTTGATGAATCTAAAAGTAGATTTTATTGCTACAGATAATGTTCCGACATTGACACAATTCATAAATAATATCAAAACGACATTCTTTCAAAATACAGAATTTCATCAGGCTTATGTTCCTAAAAATGTTTCGGCTTTCGCCAAAAAGAAGCCTAAAAACGTAATTCTGTTAATTGGTGACGGAATGGGATTAACTCAGATTTATTCCGGATATACGGCAAATAAAGGGCAGTTGAGTTTATTTAATATTCCGACTCAGGGATTGTCTATTACAAAATCTTCGGACAGTTATATTACAGATTCGGCTGCTGGCGCAACGGCAATGGCAACGGGACATAAAACCAATAATAGATTTATTAGTGTTGATGAAAGCGGAAAACCGTTAGAATTAATCACACAACAATTGGTAAAGAAAAATTACAAAACGGCAATAATTTCAGCAGGAAATATTACAGATGCAACTCCGGCAGCATTTTATGCACATCAGCCAGAGAGAAGTTATAGTGAACCTATTGCAAATGATTTTTTATCAAATCCATCAGATATTTTAATTGGAGGAGGACAAAAAGAGTTTTATGCGAGAAAAGACGGTAAAGATCTTTCTAAGCTTTTAAAAGAAAAAGGATATACTTTCTCGGATAAATTCAGCAGTCTTGATACCATCAAAAACTCGAAATTTGTTGTTTTAGAAGATGCTTCAGTAGTTTCTATGAAAGCGGGCAGAGGAGACTTTTTGACTAAATCTTTAGCGAAAGCGACATCAACTTTTGCTAAAACAAAGAATCCGTTTTTTATAATGGCCGAAGGTGCGCAAATCGATTACGGCGGACACCAAAACAACGTGGAATATGTAGTACGCGAAATGCTTGATTTTGATAAAGTAGTTGGACAAGCAATGGAATTTGTAGACAAAAATCCTGAAACACTTTTAATCGTTACAGCAGATCACGAAACAGGCGGACTTTCTTTAATCGACGGAAGTATAGAGAAAGGATATGTACACGGAAGTTTCAGTACAAACGATCATACGGCAGTTCCGGTTCCGGTTTTTGCTTATGGACCAGGAGCTCAGAATTTTGCAGGAGTTTATCAAAACACAGCGATTTATACTAAGATTATGGAAGTTATTTCTGCGAAGTAA
- a CDS encoding RagB/SusD family nutrient uptake outer membrane protein, whose amino-acid sequence MKNLSLLLLSFVLLLSTSACESELDVVPQGAPSTGNFWKTPADAKAGVNAIYALYSDDNMYGRGFFWLNNASDDIGTKPRQNAERIKNFIVDGSESDTKDIWRLHYEVMKRCNDVIRNIPKIALDDKTKNMMLGEAYFNHAVMHLELAYHYGDDRAGIPIQDRNDPTNVYVPRAKNVAENYAYIAADLVKAADLLPYFNELTSDNYGRAHKTAAWGYLVRTYLYAKDWDNAIKYANMIVNSGKHKLLDNFEDVFKIKNNWSSEYIWSVTSSSENTGLGSIFPGVCLEDKGWGVYNGWGNFYPTKELFDTYDPADKRRSATILQKGDQFMYFGELVTFNEGKHIVSSSNRTGYQFKKYMEPFGYPKTNSGGIDIRYVNANGDKPSTALNVPLLRYADVILMLAEAKLMKGLSADTEINMIRNRAGLASISGATLTDLKRERRCELAGEWTDRHFDLVRWGDAQATYAKPLHHYNGTVIYPARNFNPAIHHVWPIPPDEIAVSKGALTQNKGW is encoded by the coding sequence ATGAAAAATTTAAGTCTTTTATTATTGAGTTTTGTGCTTTTATTGAGCACTTCGGCTTGCGAAAGTGAACTTGATGTTGTTCCGCAAGGAGCGCCGTCAACCGGAAACTTCTGGAAAACTCCGGCAGATGCAAAAGCGGGAGTAAATGCAATTTATGCTTTGTATTCTGATGATAATATGTATGGTCGTGGTTTTTTCTGGCTGAATAATGCCAGTGACGATATTGGAACAAAACCAAGACAAAATGCAGAACGTATTAAAAACTTTATTGTTGACGGATCAGAATCTGATACCAAAGATATTTGGAGATTGCACTACGAAGTAATGAAACGTTGTAATGACGTGATTCGTAACATTCCTAAAATTGCTTTAGACGATAAAACAAAAAATATGATGCTTGGAGAAGCTTATTTTAATCATGCAGTAATGCACTTAGAATTAGCTTACCATTATGGAGACGATCGCGCCGGAATCCCGATTCAGGATCGTAATGACCCAACAAATGTTTATGTGCCACGTGCCAAAAATGTTGCCGAAAACTACGCATATATCGCAGCAGATTTAGTAAAAGCAGCAGATTTATTACCTTATTTTAATGAGCTTACGTCAGATAATTACGGACGTGCTCATAAAACTGCAGCTTGGGGATATTTAGTTCGTACGTATTTGTATGCTAAAGATTGGGACAATGCAATCAAATATGCCAACATGATTGTAAATAGCGGAAAACACAAATTGCTTGACAATTTTGAAGATGTATTTAAAATTAAAAACAACTGGTCTTCAGAATATATTTGGTCAGTAACTTCAAGTTCAGAAAACACAGGTTTAGGATCTATTTTTCCAGGTGTTTGTTTAGAAGATAAAGGTTGGGGAGTTTACAATGGTTGGGGAAATTTTTATCCTACAAAAGAATTGTTCGACACTTATGATCCGGCTGATAAAAGACGAAGCGCTACTATTTTACAAAAAGGAGATCAGTTTATGTATTTTGGAGAATTAGTAACTTTTAACGAAGGAAAACATATTGTAAGTTCAAGTAACAGAACAGGTTATCAGTTTAAAAAGTATATGGAGCCATTCGGTTACCCGAAAACAAATTCTGGCGGAATTGATATTCGTTATGTAAATGCAAACGGAGATAAACCTTCAACAGCTTTAAATGTCCCTCTTTTACGTTATGCCGATGTGATTTTGATGTTGGCTGAAGCCAAATTAATGAAAGGGTTAAGCGCTGACACCGAAATTAATATGATCCGTAATCGTGCAGGTTTAGCAAGTATTTCAGGAGCAACATTAACAGATTTAAAAAGAGAAAGACGTTGCGAATTGGCTGGAGAATGGACAGATCGTCATTTTGATTTAGTTCGTTGGGGAGATGCTCAGGCAACATACGCAAAGCCTTTGCACCACTATAACGGAACGGTGATTTATCCGGCTCGTAATTTCAACCCTGCAATTCACCACGTTTGGCCAATACCACCAGATGAAATCGCAGTAAGCAAAGGCGCTTTGACTCAAAATAAAGGTTGGTAG
- a CDS encoding SusC/RagA family TonB-linked outer membrane protein: protein MTKKQMRFIQNCQSIKKSVLKKALTFAALFFIGLTAKAASVDIGKRVTLKVENESMKNVFQKIEKQVDVHFMYETNQVNTNQKISLKLNNVTLEQALDKICSNFLLKYEIVSNNIVIKKNQKVADNDQSKINISGTVYSGTDGMPLPGVGIKDKGSDAATSTDFDGTFKMEINSSEAVLVFSYVGYVNQEVKVTSADKNIKVKLVADMKQLQEVVVMGYGSVKKNAVLGSVGSVSMKETSSRTYNSAAELLQGTVAGVTVLNNGGDPTAEPTINIRGIGSLNAETPLIVLDGIIYSGSLNTLNPNDIASISVLKDAASAAIYGARASGGVILITSKKGVSEKVNINVNYQGGFQNVAKKLDVLNAAEYADAMNLARDNAGMPRIPAFDPAFEPTARTTKTNWMDEIFHTGEIQDLSLSINGKTEKSNFFVSGSYRKNEGILLNTFGERYTARANSSFKIAPNFTIGENLSYSLTNGQSANTSSGYTGAILAAIFYPPNATIYREDGSGQFGGVPEKYIGSYGDVINPVAYLKRLDNRNPVSTILINPYAEWEIVKGLKVKTNWGYTRIQDNAKDFAVKITEPGKIFDFNRLTQKSITTTDLLGEQTISYEKSLGKHNFKALAGYTYQETKREFYTIEGTGFDNEDPSQRYLLNAKLIQQTAAGLSDEIISSYVGRLNYDFNQKYLFSGIVRRDGTSKLLSENRWKVYPSVSAGWLISEEEFMKSISPIVSNLKLRASWGQIGNLGNLGPYQFSVPLNQTQALIGSTPVINYGYAEGELSNPNLKWESSEQTNIGLDFTMFNNMLTGSVDAYVKKNKDMLVRDQLPGVSGTPQGRIVNSGDVENKGLEASLTYQKTRGEFKFDVTANAAFLSNKIVSIKDGLTSLEPLNISRVRSLPLANIYQVGSPVGAYYGYATDGLFQSNAEAKAYVNSTGAVYQPNAVAGDIKFKDVNGDGVINNSDRVVLGNPFPKTTYSLNANFRYKGFDMNVFFNAVAGNKVFNAVKYTGLNASFPGYNLLADSKNAWSPTNTDTNIPVLSSTDNNNNFGRISDFYIEDASFIRLKNVSIGYTVKDSWLNGKAKLRFFISGQNLFTITKYSGMDPEVGLSNFGLDLGKYPLSRIYMTGVNATF, encoded by the coding sequence ATGACTAAAAAGCAAATGCGGTTTATCCAAAACTGTCAGAGCATTAAAAAATCTGTATTGAAGAAAGCACTTACTTTTGCGGCTTTATTTTTTATCGGATTAACAGCAAAAGCGGCCAGCGTAGATATTGGCAAAAGAGTTACGCTAAAAGTCGAAAATGAAAGTATGAAAAATGTTTTTCAGAAAATTGAAAAACAAGTTGATGTGCATTTTATGTACGAAACGAATCAGGTTAACACGAATCAAAAAATTAGTTTAAAACTGAACAATGTTACATTAGAACAAGCTTTAGACAAAATATGCAGTAACTTTTTGTTGAAATATGAAATTGTAAGCAACAATATCGTAATCAAAAAGAACCAAAAAGTCGCTGATAATGATCAGAGTAAAATCAATATCTCAGGAACTGTTTACAGCGGAACTGACGGAATGCCATTGCCGGGCGTAGGAATTAAAGATAAAGGTTCTGACGCGGCTACATCAACAGATTTTGACGGAACTTTTAAGATGGAAATCAATTCATCTGAAGCTGTACTTGTTTTTTCATATGTAGGTTATGTTAATCAAGAGGTTAAAGTAACTTCGGCAGATAAAAACATAAAAGTGAAATTAGTAGCTGATATGAAACAACTGCAAGAAGTTGTAGTTATGGGTTATGGAAGTGTAAAAAAGAATGCAGTTTTGGGATCTGTAGGATCTGTTTCTATGAAAGAAACTTCAAGCAGAACTTACAACAGTGCTGCCGAATTACTACAAGGAACTGTTGCAGGTGTTACAGTACTTAATAATGGTGGTGATCCAACGGCTGAACCAACAATTAATATTCGTGGAATTGGTTCTTTGAATGCTGAAACGCCTTTAATCGTTTTGGACGGAATCATTTACAGCGGATCTCTAAATACTTTAAATCCAAATGATATTGCTTCGATAAGTGTTTTGAAAGACGCGGCTTCTGCAGCAATTTATGGAGCTAGAGCTTCTGGAGGTGTAATTTTAATTACGTCTAAAAAAGGAGTTTCTGAGAAAGTAAATATCAATGTAAATTATCAGGGAGGTTTCCAGAATGTAGCCAAAAAACTTGATGTTCTTAACGCTGCAGAATATGCTGATGCTATGAACTTAGCAAGAGATAATGCTGGTATGCCAAGAATTCCTGCTTTTGATCCAGCATTTGAACCAACAGCGAGAACTACAAAAACAAACTGGATGGATGAAATTTTCCATACAGGAGAAATTCAGGATTTGTCTCTTTCGATAAATGGTAAAACAGAAAAATCTAATTTCTTTGTTTCAGGAAGTTATAGAAAAAACGAAGGTATCTTATTAAATACTTTTGGAGAACGTTACACAGCAAGAGCAAACTCTTCTTTTAAAATAGCGCCAAACTTTACAATTGGAGAAAATTTATCTTATTCGTTGACAAACGGTCAAAGTGCTAATACGTCAAGCGGATATACGGGAGCAATTTTGGCTGCGATTTTTTATCCGCCAAATGCAACAATTTACAGAGAAGATGGTTCAGGACAATTTGGTGGAGTTCCAGAGAAATATATTGGTTCTTACGGAGACGTTATAAATCCTGTTGCTTATTTGAAAAGATTAGATAACAGAAATCCTGTTTCGACAATTTTGATCAATCCTTATGCTGAATGGGAAATTGTTAAAGGTTTGAAAGTAAAAACAAACTGGGGTTACACAAGAATTCAGGATAATGCAAAAGATTTTGCAGTAAAAATTACAGAACCTGGAAAAATATTTGACTTTAACCGCTTAACGCAAAAGTCAATTACAACTACTGATTTATTAGGAGAACAAACGATTTCTTACGAAAAATCATTAGGGAAACACAATTTCAAAGCTTTAGCCGGATATACATATCAGGAAACAAAAAGAGAATTTTATACAATTGAAGGAACTGGTTTTGATAACGAAGATCCATCACAACGTTATTTGCTAAATGCAAAATTAATTCAGCAAACAGCAGCAGGATTATCTGATGAAATTATTTCGTCTTATGTTGGAAGGTTGAATTACGATTTTAACCAAAAATATTTATTCTCAGGAATTGTTCGTCGTGACGGAACTTCAAAACTATTATCAGAAAACCGTTGGAAAGTTTATCCTTCAGTTTCTGCAGGTTGGTTAATTTCTGAAGAAGAATTCATGAAAAGTATTAGTCCAATTGTAAGCAATTTAAAATTACGTGCAAGCTGGGGACAAATAGGAAACTTAGGAAACCTTGGACCATACCAATTTAGTGTTCCATTAAATCAAACTCAGGCTTTGATTGGTTCGACTCCGGTAATTAATTACGGTTATGCCGAAGGTGAATTGTCAAATCCTAACTTAAAATGGGAAAGCTCAGAGCAAACAAACATTGGTTTAGATTTTACAATGTTCAACAATATGTTGACAGGATCTGTAGATGCTTACGTAAAGAAAAACAAAGATATGTTGGTTCGTGATCAGCTTCCTGGAGTTTCTGGAACGCCACAAGGTAGAATCGTAAACTCTGGAGATGTTGAAAACAAAGGTCTTGAAGCAAGTTTAACGTACCAAAAAACACGTGGAGAATTTAAGTTTGATGTAACGGCAAATGCTGCATTTTTAAGCAACAAAATTGTTTCTATCAAAGACGGTTTAACTTCTCTTGAACCTTTAAACATCAGCCGAGTTCGTAGTTTGCCTTTAGCAAATATTTATCAGGTTGGAAGCCCGGTTGGCGCTTATTACGGATATGCTACAGACGGATTATTTCAAAGTAATGCCGAAGCAAAAGCATATGTAAACAGTACTGGTGCAGTATATCAGCCAAATGCAGTTGCGGGAGATATTAAATTTAAAGATGTAAACGGAGACGGCGTAATCAATAACAGCGATAGAGTAGTACTTGGAAATCCTTTCCCAAAAACGACTTATAGTTTGAACGCAAACTTTAGATACAAAGGATTTGATATGAATGTGTTTTTTAATGCAGTTGCAGGAAATAAAGTTTTCAATGCAGTAAAATATACAGGTTTAAACGCTTCTTTCCCAGGATATAATTTATTGGCAGATTCTAAAAATGCATGGTCGCCAACAAATACAGACACTAATATTCCAGTTCTTTCATCAACAGATAACAATAATAACTTCGGAAGAATCTCAGATTTTTATATCGAAGACGCATCTTTCATAAGATTGAAAAACGTTTCGATTGGTTATACAGTTAAGGATAGTTGGTTGAACGGAAAAGCAAAACTTAGATTCTTTATTTCGGGACAAAACTTGTTTACAATCACTAAATACTCTGGAATGGATCCTGAAGTTGGTCTTAGCAACTTTGGTCTTGACTTAGGTAAATATCCACTTTCTCGTATTTATATGACGGGTGTAAATGCTACTTTTTAA
- a CDS encoding FecR domain-containing protein: MPEKLHRDIKLFLEGKPSPKGEELWNKWYDHPEEILDSIENIKSDRSKLNRELRQIKKSNKVVFLQNRNWAMAASLLVLVGLSCFFYLSSEQIMNKQYTTKSGERAKVVLSDGTQIWLNAGSKLKYPGEFKGDTREVYLTGEAFFDVAKDKKHPFIIHTDKMDTKVLGTSFNVQAYPDHATQEVSVLTGRVNVKSTVTEENVYVTPGQKVVFKSKCNKLKAFTDIPVNSISLWRKNIIVFEDSPLPEVIATINRNYNVNVQIENKNLNNLKISAYFKELPVDQVLALVCNIINADYKQESGGYIIR, encoded by the coding sequence ATGCCTGAAAAATTACATCGAGATATAAAACTTTTTTTAGAAGGAAAACCTTCTCCAAAAGGGGAAGAATTATGGAATAAATGGTACGATCATCCGGAAGAAATATTGGATAGCATCGAAAATATAAAATCTGATCGTTCGAAATTAAATAGAGAACTGAGACAAATAAAGAAATCAAATAAAGTTGTTTTTCTTCAGAATAGAAATTGGGCTATGGCAGCGTCTTTACTTGTATTAGTGGGATTGTCATGTTTCTTTTATTTATCATCTGAACAAATAATGAACAAACAATATACTACAAAGTCGGGCGAACGCGCCAAAGTAGTTTTGAGCGACGGAACTCAAATTTGGCTTAATGCCGGAAGTAAATTAAAATATCCGGGAGAATTTAAAGGAGATACAAGAGAAGTTTATTTAACCGGAGAAGCTTTTTTTGATGTTGCCAAAGACAAAAAACATCCATTTATCATTCATACGGATAAGATGGATACCAAAGTTCTAGGAACTAGTTTTAATGTACAAGCTTATCCGGATCACGCCACACAGGAAGTTTCGGTTTTAACCGGAAGAGTAAATGTAAAGTCGACCGTAACAGAAGAAAATGTATACGTAACGCCAGGGCAGAAAGTGGTTTTTAAATCAAAATGCAACAAACTAAAGGCGTTTACAGATATTCCGGTGAATTCAATTTCGCTATGGCGAAAAAATATAATTGTTTTTGAAGATTCTCCTTTACCAGAAGTGATTGCGACAATTAACCGCAATTATAATGTAAATGTTCAGATTGAAAACAAGAATTTAAACAATCTTAAAATTAGTGCTTATTTCAAGGAACTTCCAGTGGATCAGGTTCTTGCTTTAGTGTGCAATATTATTAATGCTGATTATAAACAAGAATCGGGAGGTTATATTATCCGATAA
- a CDS encoding RNA polymerase sigma-70 factor has product MYKRFTDEELVELLRQGKDKAFDELYFRYRDLLVRFVYLRMKSIPVSEEIVQEVFTTIWERRKTLVIQKKFSAYIYTSVRYVTLDYFKSHTITDQYIKEVLDSNTAEYSSTNATEDSIYYEELQEAVDKAASLLPKKAKEVFILSRIKHYTNKEIAEELNVSHETVKYHIAYALKFMRSYLGEFN; this is encoded by the coding sequence ATGTATAAAAGATTTACCGATGAAGAACTTGTCGAATTATTGAGACAGGGAAAAGACAAAGCGTTTGATGAATTATATTTTCGATATCGGGATTTATTAGTTCGCTTTGTTTATTTGAGGATGAAGTCGATTCCCGTTTCTGAAGAAATTGTTCAGGAAGTTTTCACCACTATTTGGGAACGTCGAAAGACTTTGGTTATTCAAAAGAAATTTTCGGCTTATATCTATACTTCAGTTCGTTATGTGACTTTAGATTACTTCAAATCACACACAATTACAGACCAATATATAAAAGAAGTTCTGGATAGTAATACTGCCGAATACAGTAGTACAAATGCCACAGAAGATTCTATTTATTATGAAGAATTGCAGGAAGCAGTAGATAAAGCCGCTTCGTTACTTCCTAAAAAAGCCAAAGAAGTTTTTATTCTGAGCAGGATTAAGCATTACACCAACAAAGAGATAGCCGAAGAACTTAACGTTTCGCACGAAACCGTAAAGTATCATATTGCTTATGCGCTAAAGTTTATGCGCAGCTATTTGGGCGAGTTCAACTGA